From a region of the Mycobacterium sp. SMC-8 genome:
- a CDS encoding type I polyketide synthase encodes MKTTFDRIAAMSAEQRGKLAEQFEKASRVAGAEPIAVVGIGCRFPGGVTGPDSYWELLENGVDAVTEVPKDRWDGDAFYDPDPMAPGRMPTKWGAYLDDVAGFDAEFFGITPREAAAMDPQQRVLLEVAWEALENAGLAPDTVGETRTAVMMGVYYTEYQNSSAGNPDTIDAYSATGNAHSVTVGRIAYLLGLKGPAVAVDTACSSSLVSIHLACQSLRMRESDLALAGGVSLNLRPETQLALAKWGMLSPHGKCHAFDSRADGFVRGEGAGVVVLKRLTDAVRDGDRVVGVVRGSAVNQDGRSNGLTAPNAPSQRDVITRALKSADVTAASVNYIETHGTGTGLGDPIEFDALAAVYGKGDVPCALGAVKTNMGHLEAAAGVAGFIKTVLTLQHGKIAPNLNFEKWNPQIDPKPTRLFVPTEAGEWPKSEHPRRAAVSSFGMGGTNAHIVLEQGPEPVSAADAAQGVVTLVVSGKTPARLAASAGSLADWLEGDGATAPLVDVAYTVNHHRSRHQTIATVCARTHAEAVTGLRALADGRPAPGVIGAHDARSGAGKGVVFLYSGQGAQWAGMGKALLAEEPAFAKAVDELEPAFVDKVGFSLRQTLETGEPVVGIDRIQPVLVGMQLALTELWRSYGVEPDAVIGHSMGEATAAVVAGVLTPAEGFDVIATRTRLMKRLSGQGAMALLELDAEATEKLIADRPDVTIAVYASPKQTVIAGPPKQVDELVAAVDAQGKLARRVEVDVASHHPTIDPVLPELREALAYLKPAAPKIPLVSTVAYTGAAPMYSADYWAANLRNPVRFSQAVHEASADHSNFIEISPHPLLTHAISDTLAAQSTSRKYHVGATVNRDQPETLAFHAQLAAVRPPAVKEPEGAAGALVDVPPTAWQHAPYWMADRSATQGFSGAHPLLGLHVELPAGSGHVWQSDVGLQAHPWLADHIVHGLAVMPGAGFAEIALAAGREALGLPTTGVEVAVEVEQMLPLDEHTRLTTQLAGGEDGALRVEIHSRSDAGTWTRHAVGSVKAAQDDAVPAKVVPAADGTPVSPSEFYAAVRRTGAHHAHAFAALTRIVRSSGKADTEIVLPDEATPHRGIALHPVMLDAALQGLAAAMSDETLSESTDVTYLPVGFGSIRVYGQIGRRAKCRAELVGVVEDSGDAMGRVTLTDDTGTVLAQVNDVHLKRIQRRTVPLPLSQKTFDSRWVESAAPAGSPVSGSWLALADGEAGKAGAQEFASRFGADTRRVITADLGDEAAVREAFATATADPDLPPAGVVVFTTNPAFDGGDAAGGLEHARDVIWGVAGTVRAIVGSWHGKAPRLWLVTQGGLVVSDDEGGQVVTPEDAQGNPGANSLKGLARVLAYEHPDLKTTLLDTGGDDAALVTEIETNGADDVIAWRGGTRFVERLSRATLPATPGQLVVRSDGAYVVTGALGGVGMSVVRWLVDNGAGRLVLNGRSGPSDEVQSALDELSGRAEIAVVTGDIAVPGVAERLVAAAEETGKPLRGVIHSAAVLEDEIFVGLTRESLDKIWAPKAAGALRLHEVTADKDLDWWVGFSSIVSLLGSPGQAAYACANAWLDGLVAWRRAAGLPGIAINWGQWADVGLASTLRFSVLDPITPAEGVDALGGVMAAGFSRVGIARLRLDRAAAAFPEIHQIGFFADLVGELQTDDVDEDWGGAEALKALDAAEVNRVVVARLRRRISAIMGYSDDSAVDVAQPLTELGLDSLMAVRMRNTIRGDFGVEPPVALLLQGATLSDLALDLIRQLGLEEQESAERPNALRERAQQRAAARQRAASRRKVGPRS; translated from the coding sequence ATGAAGACCACGTTCGACCGGATCGCGGCTATGTCGGCCGAACAGCGCGGCAAGCTGGCCGAGCAGTTCGAGAAGGCCTCCCGGGTGGCCGGGGCGGAGCCGATCGCGGTGGTCGGTATCGGCTGCCGGTTCCCCGGCGGCGTGACCGGCCCCGACAGCTACTGGGAGCTGCTGGAGAACGGTGTGGACGCCGTCACCGAGGTGCCGAAGGACCGGTGGGACGGCGACGCGTTCTACGACCCGGACCCGATGGCGCCGGGCCGCATGCCTACCAAGTGGGGCGCCTACCTCGACGACGTTGCCGGTTTCGACGCCGAGTTCTTCGGCATCACGCCCCGCGAGGCTGCCGCGATGGACCCGCAGCAGCGGGTGCTGCTCGAAGTGGCCTGGGAGGCGCTGGAGAACGCCGGCCTGGCGCCGGACACCGTCGGCGAGACGCGCACCGCCGTGATGATGGGCGTCTACTACACCGAGTATCAGAACTCGTCGGCGGGCAACCCGGACACCATCGACGCGTACTCGGCGACGGGCAACGCGCACAGCGTCACCGTCGGCCGGATCGCCTACCTGCTGGGGCTCAAGGGCCCCGCCGTAGCGGTCGACACCGCGTGCTCGTCGTCGCTGGTGTCGATCCACCTGGCCTGCCAGAGCCTGCGGATGCGGGAGAGCGACCTGGCGCTGGCCGGTGGGGTCAGCCTGAATCTGCGTCCGGAAACCCAACTGGCCCTTGCCAAGTGGGGCATGCTGTCCCCGCACGGCAAGTGCCACGCCTTCGATTCGCGTGCCGACGGCTTCGTCCGCGGAGAAGGCGCCGGCGTGGTCGTGCTCAAGCGGCTGACCGACGCGGTGCGTGACGGTGACCGTGTGGTCGGTGTGGTGCGCGGTTCGGCGGTCAACCAGGACGGCCGCTCCAACGGCCTGACCGCGCCGAACGCCCCGTCGCAGCGCGACGTGATCACCCGGGCGCTGAAATCCGCCGACGTGACCGCCGCGTCCGTGAACTACATCGAAACCCACGGCACCGGAACGGGTCTGGGCGATCCGATCGAGTTCGACGCGCTGGCCGCGGTGTACGGCAAGGGCGATGTGCCGTGCGCGCTCGGCGCCGTCAAGACCAATATGGGCCACCTCGAGGCGGCCGCCGGCGTGGCCGGCTTCATCAAGACCGTGCTGACGCTGCAGCACGGCAAGATCGCGCCGAACCTGAACTTCGAGAAGTGGAACCCCCAGATCGACCCGAAGCCGACGCGGCTGTTCGTGCCGACGGAAGCGGGGGAGTGGCCCAAGAGCGAGCATCCCCGCCGCGCCGCAGTGTCCTCGTTCGGCATGGGCGGGACCAACGCCCACATCGTGCTGGAGCAGGGCCCCGAGCCCGTATCGGCCGCCGACGCGGCGCAGGGAGTGGTCACGCTGGTGGTCTCCGGCAAGACTCCCGCCCGGCTGGCCGCCTCCGCCGGATCGCTGGCCGACTGGCTGGAGGGGGACGGCGCGACCGCGCCGCTGGTCGACGTCGCCTACACCGTCAACCACCACCGCAGCCGCCACCAGACCATCGCCACCGTGTGCGCCCGGACCCACGCCGAGGCGGTCACCGGCCTGCGCGCGCTGGCCGACGGGCGCCCCGCGCCGGGCGTGATCGGCGCCCACGACGCCCGCAGCGGCGCGGGCAAGGGCGTGGTGTTCCTGTACTCCGGTCAGGGCGCGCAGTGGGCCGGCATGGGCAAGGCCCTGCTGGCCGAGGAGCCCGCGTTCGCCAAGGCCGTCGACGAACTCGAACCGGCGTTCGTCGACAAGGTCGGGTTCTCGCTGCGCCAGACGCTGGAGACCGGTGAGCCGGTCGTCGGCATCGACCGCATCCAGCCCGTTCTGGTCGGAATGCAGCTGGCGCTGACCGAGTTGTGGCGGTCCTACGGCGTGGAACCCGACGCGGTGATCGGCCACTCGATGGGTGAGGCCACCGCCGCGGTGGTCGCCGGGGTGCTCACCCCGGCCGAGGGTTTCGACGTCATCGCCACCCGGACCCGGCTGATGAAGCGGTTGTCCGGGCAGGGCGCGATGGCGCTGCTCGAGCTCGACGCCGAGGCCACCGAGAAGCTGATCGCCGACCGGCCCGACGTGACGATCGCGGTGTACGCGTCGCCGAAGCAGACGGTCATCGCCGGCCCGCCCAAGCAGGTCGACGAACTCGTCGCCGCGGTCGACGCGCAGGGCAAGCTGGCCCGGCGCGTCGAGGTGGACGTCGCATCCCACCATCCGACGATCGACCCGGTGCTGCCCGAACTGCGGGAGGCGCTGGCCTACCTGAAGCCCGCGGCGCCGAAGATCCCGCTGGTCTCCACCGTCGCGTACACCGGTGCCGCGCCGATGTACTCGGCCGACTATTGGGCGGCCAACCTGCGCAACCCGGTGCGGTTCTCCCAGGCCGTGCACGAGGCCAGCGCCGACCACAGCAACTTCATCGAGATCAGCCCGCATCCGCTGCTGACGCATGCGATTTCGGACACCCTCGCCGCGCAGTCCACCAGCCGCAAGTACCACGTGGGGGCGACCGTGAACCGGGACCAGCCCGAGACGCTGGCCTTCCACGCGCAGCTGGCCGCGGTGCGTCCGCCGGCGGTGAAGGAGCCCGAGGGCGCCGCCGGCGCGCTGGTGGACGTGCCGCCGACCGCGTGGCAGCATGCGCCGTACTGGATGGCGGATCGCTCTGCGACGCAGGGCTTTTCGGGTGCGCACCCGCTGCTGGGGTTGCACGTGGAGCTGCCGGCGGGCTCCGGTCATGTGTGGCAGTCCGACGTGGGTCTGCAGGCACATCCCTGGCTGGCCGACCACATCGTGCACGGGCTGGCGGTGATGCCGGGCGCCGGTTTCGCCGAGATCGCGCTGGCCGCCGGACGCGAGGCGCTGGGCCTGCCGACGACCGGGGTCGAGGTGGCCGTCGAGGTCGAGCAGATGCTGCCGCTCGACGAGCACACCAGGCTGACCACCCAGCTCGCCGGAGGTGAGGACGGCGCGCTGCGCGTCGAGATCCACTCGCGTTCCGATGCGGGCACCTGGACCCGGCACGCGGTGGGCTCGGTGAAAGCCGCCCAAGACGACGCGGTCCCGGCCAAGGTGGTGCCCGCCGCCGACGGCACGCCGGTGTCGCCGTCGGAGTTCTACGCCGCGGTGCGCCGCACCGGCGCGCACCACGCGCACGCGTTCGCCGCGCTGACCCGCATCGTGCGGTCGTCCGGCAAGGCCGACACCGAGATCGTGCTGCCCGACGAGGCCACCCCGCACCGCGGCATCGCGTTGCATCCGGTGATGCTCGACGCGGCGCTGCAGGGCCTGGCCGCCGCGATGAGCGACGAGACCCTGTCGGAATCCACCGATGTCACCTATCTGCCGGTCGGTTTCGGGTCGATCCGGGTGTACGGGCAGATCGGCAGGCGGGCCAAGTGCCGCGCCGAACTGGTCGGCGTGGTCGAGGACAGCGGCGACGCGATGGGCCGCGTCACCCTCACCGACGACACCGGTACCGTGCTGGCCCAGGTCAACGACGTGCACCTGAAGCGCATCCAGCGCCGCACCGTGCCACTTCCGTTGTCGCAGAAGACATTCGACTCGCGCTGGGTCGAATCCGCAGCCCCGGCCGGCAGCCCGGTCAGCGGAAGCTGGCTGGCGCTGGCCGACGGCGAGGCCGGGAAGGCCGGCGCACAGGAGTTCGCGAGCCGGTTCGGCGCCGACACCCGCCGGGTGATCACCGCCGACCTCGGCGACGAAGCCGCGGTGCGTGAGGCGTTCGCGACCGCGACGGCCGATCCCGACCTCCCGCCCGCCGGGGTGGTCGTGTTCACGACGAACCCGGCCTTCGACGGCGGCGACGCCGCCGGCGGCCTGGAGCACGCCCGGGACGTCATCTGGGGTGTAGCGGGCACCGTGCGCGCGATCGTCGGCAGCTGGCACGGCAAGGCGCCGCGGCTGTGGCTGGTGACCCAAGGCGGTTTGGTCGTCTCCGACGACGAAGGCGGCCAGGTCGTCACACCCGAAGACGCTCAAGGCAATCCGGGCGCGAACAGCCTCAAGGGCCTGGCCCGGGTGCTGGCCTACGAGCATCCGGACCTCAAGACCACGCTGCTCGACACGGGCGGCGACGACGCGGCGCTGGTCACCGAGATCGAAACGAACGGCGCAGACGATGTGATCGCCTGGCGCGGCGGCACCCGGTTCGTCGAGCGGCTCTCCCGCGCCACCCTGCCCGCCACCCCGGGACAGCTCGTGGTGCGCTCCGACGGCGCCTACGTCGTCACCGGCGCGCTCGGCGGTGTCGGCATGTCCGTGGTGCGCTGGCTCGTCGACAACGGCGCCGGCCGGCTGGTGCTCAACGGCCGCAGCGGGCCGTCCGACGAGGTGCAGTCGGCGCTCGACGAACTGTCGGGGCGCGCCGAGATCGCCGTCGTCACCGGAGACATCGCCGTCCCGGGCGTCGCCGAGCGACTGGTCGCCGCCGCCGAAGAGACCGGAAAGCCGCTGCGCGGCGTGATCCACTCGGCCGCTGTGCTGGAGGACGAGATCTTCGTCGGCCTCACCCGCGAGAGCCTGGACAAGATCTGGGCCCCGAAGGCGGCCGGTGCGCTGCGCCTGCACGAGGTCACCGCCGACAAGGACCTCGACTGGTGGGTGGGCTTCTCCTCGATCGTGTCGCTGCTGGGATCCCCCGGCCAGGCCGCGTACGCGTGCGCGAACGCATGGCTGGACGGGCTGGTCGCGTGGCGCCGTGCGGCGGGGCTGCCGGGGATCGCGATCAACTGGGGCCAGTGGGCCGACGTGGGTCTGGCCAGCACGCTGCGGTTCTCGGTGCTCGACCCGATCACCCCGGCCGAAGGCGTCGACGCGCTCGGCGGCGTGATGGCCGCCGGGTTCTCGCGGGTGGGCATCGCCCGGCTGCGGCTGGACCGCGCCGCGGCGGCGTTCCCGGAGATCCACCAGATCGGCTTCTTCGCCGACCTGGTGGGTGAGCTGCAGACCGACGACGTCGACGAGGACTGGGGCGGCGCCGAGGCGCTCAAGGCGCTGGACGCCGCCGAGGTCAACCGGGTCGTGGTGGCGCGGCTGCGTCGCCGTATCTCGGCGATCATGGGCTACTCCGACGACAGCGCGGTCGACGTCGCGCAGCCGCTGACCGAGCTGGGTCTGGATTCGCTGATGGCGGTCCGGATGCGCAACACCATCCGCGGCGACTTCGGGGTGGAGCCTCCGGTGGCCCTGCTGCTGCAGGGCGCTACGCTGTCCGATCTCGCGCTCGATCTGATCCGTCAGCTCGGGCTCGAGGAGCAGGAGTCTGCCGAGCGCCCGAACGCCCTGCGCGAACGGGCACAACAGCGGGCCGCAGCGCGGCAACGAGCCGCATCGCGGCGGAAAGTGGGACCACGATCGTGA
- a CDS encoding type I polyketide synthase, whose amino-acid sequence MTSGALNNADEHDRELPDNAIAVIGMAGKFPGAGSVSEFWRNLRGGVESIVDLSEDELLANGVTEKALSNRGYVRRAGLMPGIEEFDADFFGFTPYAARMLDPQHRLFLQAVFHALEDAGYDPKELESTVGVFGTSSSSGYLLHNLMSNFDPMMVIGQGASFEMVNLSLQNDKDHLATRVAHQFDFRGPALSVAAACSSSLVAVHLACQSILNGECDIALAGGSSLRIPHYVGYWYEQGAMVSPTGQCRPFDVRSDGTIFASGVGVVVLKALADAVEDGDHIHAVIRGSALNNDGSTKMTYAAPNALGQAEVIAEAHAIAGVDASTITYVETHGTGTPLGDPIEIEGLRQAFDLAEETRSAPCYLGSVKSNIGHLETAAGIAGLIKAILCLEHKAIPATLHYTSPNPELHIDRGPFRIRSQDGPWESDGIRRAGVSSFGVGGTNAHVILEEAPYTPAPAPAPSRPQVLVLSARTEEALDQSRAALAAHLAASDGAGDEVSLPDAAYTLNRRRKEPRRLAAVVHDAADAATVLSASHADGATDNVFVGQAVSDADGSAERVAFLFPGQGAQHVGMARGLYDSEPVFARHFDECASAFSDEMGYDLRAEIFDGVGRNLEHTDRAQPALFTVEYALARLVQSYGVEPAIMAGHSIGEYPAATIAGVFDLDTAVKVVSKRAKLMHAAPRGVMVAVPLSPAAVAEHLTPDVDVATINDPGSCVVAGSEDAIRTFQAALAEKGVAARRVRTSHAFHSRLMDPVVAEFGAFLSGVTLREPQIPLLSNITGTTMTAAEATNPATWARQIRATVRFADELDALLTAPDRVLVEAGPGGTLTSSAGRHPKWGERHRAVRLMRHQAQNRNDHDTFLLALGQLWAADVEVDFDQGTEAQHTLVTLPGYPFAKQRHWVEHNANAAWLAGGAGGNGMAGAAASAGAAPAAAGGGSTVEAKLQRIWGQCLGLSNIDRNANFFEIGGDSLIAISVAMTAGHEGLDLTPQDLYENQTVSSLAKVLTARYAEGGLARQTLDDAVHPPVPPNVAYFLEHGLRDIGRWRIPVILGLRPDVGEDDVRAVLTAVTDAHDALRVHLVERAGTWDQRIAEPAEFTELVTRQLPDGVTQGSPQEREAVLAFLDEQVREHQVVVPLTATFIRGAAGSASYLALSLHGIAGDDVSRDVLLTDIFTAFSQRMAGEEIALAPVPASWREWSQRCAGLASHPAVLDSRDYWFETVRRSTLSVAGPEPGERPGADDVARMSTALSATETGEIDDARRRLRLPVEEILLAALGRAVAATVGEGAVTVDLGGRGRSVLKPDVDLQRTVGWFTTVHPVVLSASTHSSATQSLDEVRETLKAVPHYGIGYGLLRYLYAPTARVLGADRPADILFSHVGTIPDVPAEQPDDAPVRFDSDTAMPIRDALPGLGHALELRVYRTGGVLHLDWWYDSRRLGTTDVESFARQYSTALLEVTRDALAEEESDAAGDELALVDLS is encoded by the coding sequence GTGACCAGCGGTGCCTTGAACAACGCCGACGAACATGACCGAGAGTTGCCTGACAATGCGATCGCGGTCATCGGCATGGCCGGCAAGTTCCCGGGCGCGGGGTCGGTGTCGGAGTTCTGGCGCAACCTGCGGGGCGGAGTCGAGTCGATCGTCGACCTCTCCGAGGACGAGCTGCTCGCCAACGGTGTGACCGAGAAGGCGCTGTCCAACCGCGGCTACGTGCGGCGGGCCGGGCTGATGCCGGGCATCGAGGAGTTCGATGCCGACTTCTTCGGCTTCACGCCGTACGCGGCGCGGATGCTCGATCCGCAGCACCGGCTGTTCCTGCAGGCGGTGTTCCACGCGCTGGAAGACGCCGGCTACGACCCGAAGGAGCTGGAGTCCACCGTCGGCGTGTTCGGCACCAGCAGCTCGAGCGGCTACCTGCTGCACAACCTGATGTCGAACTTCGACCCGATGATGGTGATCGGGCAGGGCGCCAGCTTCGAGATGGTCAACCTGTCGCTGCAGAACGACAAGGACCACCTGGCCACCCGGGTGGCCCACCAGTTCGACTTCCGCGGCCCGGCGCTGTCGGTGGCCGCGGCGTGTTCGTCGTCGCTGGTGGCGGTGCACCTGGCCTGTCAGTCCATCCTCAACGGCGAGTGCGACATCGCGCTGGCAGGCGGTTCCTCGCTGCGCATCCCGCACTACGTCGGCTACTGGTACGAGCAGGGCGCGATGGTCTCGCCGACCGGACAGTGCCGCCCGTTCGACGTGCGGTCCGACGGCACGATCTTCGCCAGCGGCGTCGGTGTGGTGGTGCTCAAGGCCCTGGCCGACGCCGTCGAGGACGGCGACCACATCCACGCGGTGATCCGCGGTTCGGCGCTGAACAACGACGGTTCGACCAAGATGACCTACGCCGCGCCGAACGCGCTGGGCCAGGCCGAGGTCATCGCCGAGGCGCACGCGATCGCCGGGGTGGACGCGTCGACGATCACCTACGTGGAGACCCACGGCACGGGCACCCCGCTGGGTGACCCGATCGAGATCGAGGGGCTGCGCCAGGCGTTCGATCTGGCCGAGGAAACCCGTAGCGCGCCTTGCTATCTGGGCTCGGTGAAGTCCAACATCGGCCACCTGGAGACCGCCGCGGGCATCGCGGGCCTGATCAAGGCGATTCTGTGCCTGGAGCACAAGGCGATCCCGGCCACGCTGCACTACACCAGTCCGAACCCCGAGTTGCACATCGACCGCGGACCGTTCCGCATCCGCAGCCAGGACGGGCCGTGGGAATCCGACGGCATCCGCCGCGCGGGTGTGAGCTCGTTCGGTGTCGGCGGCACCAACGCCCACGTCATCCTCGAAGAGGCGCCGTACACCCCGGCGCCGGCGCCCGCGCCGTCCCGGCCGCAGGTGCTGGTGCTGTCGGCGCGCACCGAAGAGGCCCTCGACCAGTCGCGGGCGGCGCTGGCGGCTCACCTTGCCGCGTCGGACGGGGCCGGTGACGAGGTCAGCCTGCCCGACGCCGCGTACACGCTGAACCGCCGGCGCAAGGAGCCGCGGCGGCTCGCCGCCGTGGTGCACGACGCGGCCGATGCCGCGACGGTGCTGTCGGCCTCTCACGCAGACGGGGCGACCGACAACGTGTTCGTCGGCCAGGCGGTGTCCGACGCCGACGGCTCGGCTGAGCGGGTCGCGTTCCTGTTCCCGGGGCAGGGCGCCCAGCACGTCGGCATGGCCCGCGGGCTGTACGACAGCGAGCCGGTGTTCGCCCGCCACTTCGACGAGTGCGCGAGCGCGTTCAGCGACGAGATGGGTTACGACCTGCGCGCGGAGATCTTCGACGGGGTGGGCCGCAACCTGGAGCACACCGACCGGGCCCAGCCGGCGCTGTTCACCGTCGAGTACGCGCTGGCCAGGCTGGTGCAGTCCTACGGTGTCGAACCGGCGATCATGGCCGGGCACAGCATCGGCGAGTACCCGGCGGCCACCATCGCCGGCGTGTTCGACCTCGACACCGCGGTCAAGGTGGTGTCCAAGCGCGCCAAGCTGATGCACGCCGCCCCGCGCGGGGTGATGGTCGCGGTGCCGCTGAGCCCTGCGGCGGTCGCCGAACACCTGACGCCGGACGTCGACGTCGCGACAATCAACGATCCGGGCAGCTGCGTGGTGGCCGGCAGCGAGGACGCGATCCGGACCTTCCAGGCCGCGCTGGCCGAGAAGGGCGTCGCGGCCCGGCGGGTGCGCACCTCGCACGCGTTCCACTCCCGGCTGATGGATCCCGTCGTCGCCGAGTTCGGCGCCTTCCTGTCCGGGGTGACGCTGCGCGAACCCCAGATCCCGTTGCTGTCCAACATCACCGGGACCACGATGACGGCGGCCGAGGCCACCAACCCGGCGACCTGGGCCCGCCAGATCCGGGCCACCGTCCGCTTCGCCGACGAGCTCGACGCGCTGCTGACCGCGCCGGACCGCGTGCTGGTCGAGGCGGGCCCCGGCGGCACGCTGACGTCGTCGGCCGGGCGCCACCCGAAGTGGGGTGAGCGCCACCGCGCCGTGCGGCTGATGCGGCACCAGGCGCAGAACCGCAACGACCACGACACGTTCCTGCTCGCGCTGGGCCAGCTGTGGGCGGCCGACGTCGAGGTGGACTTCGACCAGGGCACCGAGGCACAGCACACGCTGGTCACGCTTCCCGGTTATCCGTTCGCCAAGCAGCGTCACTGGGTGGAGCACAACGCCAACGCCGCGTGGCTGGCCGGCGGAGCCGGCGGCAACGGGATGGCCGGCGCGGCGGCCTCGGCCGGTGCGGCCCCCGCGGCGGCCGGCGGCGGGTCGACGGTGGAAGCCAAGCTGCAACGCATCTGGGGGCAGTGCCTGGGCCTGTCGAACATCGACCGCAACGCGAACTTCTTCGAGATCGGCGGCGACTCGCTGATCGCGATCAGCGTCGCGATGACCGCGGGCCACGAGGGCCTGGACCTGACGCCGCAGGATCTCTACGAGAACCAGACGGTGTCGTCGCTGGCCAAGGTGCTCACCGCGCGCTACGCCGAGGGCGGCCTGGCCCGCCAGACGCTCGACGATGCGGTGCACCCGCCGGTCCCGCCGAACGTGGCGTACTTCCTCGAGCACGGCCTGCGCGACATCGGGCGCTGGCGCATCCCGGTGATCCTCGGGCTGCGCCCCGACGTCGGCGAGGACGACGTACGCGCGGTGCTGACCGCGGTCACCGACGCCCACGACGCGCTGCGCGTGCACCTGGTGGAGCGGGCCGGCACCTGGGATCAGCGCATCGCCGAGCCGGCCGAGTTCACCGAGCTGGTGACCCGGCAGCTGCCCGACGGGGTGACCCAGGGCAGCCCGCAGGAGCGGGAGGCGGTGCTGGCGTTCCTCGACGAGCAGGTGCGCGAGCACCAGGTGGTGGTGCCGCTGACCGCGACGTTCATCCGCGGCGCGGCCGGCAGTGCGTCGTATCTGGCGCTGAGCCTGCACGGCATCGCCGGCGATGACGTGTCACGCGATGTGCTGCTCACCGACATCTTCACCGCGTTCAGCCAGCGGATGGCCGGCGAGGAGATCGCGCTGGCGCCCGTCCCGGCGTCGTGGCGGGAATGGTCGCAGCGCTGCGCGGGGCTGGCCAGCCATCCGGCGGTGCTCGACAGCCGTGACTACTGGTTCGAGACCGTGCGCAGGTCCACGCTCAGCGTGGCCGGGCCGGAACCGGGTGAGCGTCCCGGCGCCGACGACGTGGCCCGGATGTCGACCGCGCTGTCGGCGACCGAGACCGGCGAGATCGACGACGCCCGGCGGCGGCTGCGGCTGCCGGTCGAGGAGATCCTGCTGGCCGCCCTCGGCCGCGCGGTCGCCGCGACGGTCGGAGAGGGCGCGGTGACCGTCGATCTCGGCGGCCGCGGCCGCTCGGTGCTCAAGCCGGACGTCGACCTGCAGCGCACGGTGGGTTGGTTCACCACCGTCCACCCGGTGGTGTTGTCGGCGTCCACGCACAGTTCGGCCACCCAGTCCCTCGACGAGGTGCGGGAGACGCTCAAGGCGGTTCCGCACTACGGCATCGGCTACGGCCTGCTGCGCTACCTGTACGCGCCGACCGCGCGCGTGCTGGGTGCCGACCGTCCCGCCGACATCCTGTTCTCGCATGTCGGCACCATCCCGGACGTGCCGGCCGAGCAGCCCGACGACGCCCCGGTGCGGTTCGACTCGGACACGGCCATGCCGATCCGCGACGCGCTGCCCGGGCTCGGGCACGCGCTGGAGCTGCGGGTCTACCGCACCGGCGGAGTGCTGCACCTGGATTGGTGGTATGACAGCCGCCGGCTCGGGACCACCGATGTGGAATCCTTTGCCCGGCAGTACTCGACGGCGCTCCTGGAGGTCACCCGGGATGCGCTCGCCGAGGAGGAGAGCGACGCGGCCGGCGACGAGCTGGCGCTGGTCGATCTGTCGTGA
- a CDS encoding ATP-binding cassette domain-containing protein translates to MTRSDKAVVVAGIKKSFGSVQALRDVSFDVERGEVLGLLGPNGAGKTTTVNILSTLIKPDSGRALIAGHDVVSDPSGVRRALMLTGQHAALDDLLTGRENLLMFGRLQGLTKKVAKQRAQELLEQFDLVHAGDRPVGNYSGGMKRRIDIACGLVVRPEVVFLDEPTTGLDPRSRQAIWELVTDFKEAGIATLLTTQYLEEADLLSDRIIVIDKGTVIAEGTADQLKERTGGTYCEIVPRQLGDIPEVARILGPLLPAANRAAISDSSDRISMPAPDGPNTLMQALHLLSEHHIELMDIALRRPSLDEVFLALTGDSTRGRDGQSDDLVAADASA, encoded by the coding sequence ATGACCAGGTCCGACAAGGCGGTGGTCGTCGCCGGCATCAAGAAGTCCTTCGGCTCCGTCCAGGCGCTGCGCGACGTCAGCTTCGACGTCGAGCGGGGCGAGGTGCTCGGTCTGCTCGGCCCCAACGGGGCCGGCAAGACCACCACCGTGAATATTCTGTCCACGTTGATCAAGCCGGACAGCGGACGCGCGCTCATCGCCGGCCACGACGTCGTCAGCGACCCCTCCGGCGTGCGGCGGGCGTTGATGCTGACCGGCCAGCACGCCGCGCTGGACGATTTGCTGACAGGTCGCGAGAACCTGCTGATGTTCGGGCGGCTGCAGGGTCTGACCAAGAAGGTGGCCAAGCAGCGGGCCCAGGAACTGCTGGAGCAGTTCGACCTGGTGCATGCCGGTGACCGGCCCGTCGGCAACTACTCGGGCGGCATGAAGCGCCGCATCGACATCGCCTGCGGGCTGGTGGTGCGCCCGGAGGTGGTGTTCCTCGACGAGCCGACCACCGGCCTGGATCCCCGCAGCCGGCAGGCGATCTGGGAACTGGTCACCGACTTCAAAGAGGCCGGGATCGCCACGCTGCTGACCACGCAGTACCTCGAGGAGGCCGACCTCCTCAGCGACCGCATCATCGTCATCGACAAGGGCACCGTGATCGCCGAGGGCACCGCCGACCAGCTCAAGGAGCGCACCGGGGGCACCTACTGCGAGATCGTGCCCCGCCAGCTCGGCGACATTCCCGAGGTCGCCCGCATCCTCGGTCCGTTGCTGCCCGCCGCGAACCGCGCCGCGATCAGCGACTCCTCGGACCGGATCTCGATGCCGGCGCCGGACGGACCCAACACGCTGATGCAGGCGCTGCACCTGCTCAGCGAACACCACATCGAGCTGATGGACATCGCGCTGCGCCGGCCGTCCCTCGACGAGGTGTTCCTGGCGCTGACCGGGGACAGCACCCGCGGCCGGGACGGCCAGTCCGACGACCTCGTGGCCGCGGACGCGTCCGCGTGA